Proteins from one Bradyrhizobium roseum genomic window:
- a CDS encoding ABC transporter permease yields the protein MSEPIAIQAAPPSSAGSSRLGSAAFAIGIAIVGLVVVAAVIGNALVPADPFTQDLGNRLKPPFWMEGTQAGHLLGTDQLGRDYLARLVYGARISLLIGIMTVITSGLIGITLGVLGGFFGGRIDDIVLFAITTRLSIPVVLVALAVVGLMGSGLGLVVATLGLLLWDRFAVVARSTTMQVRNHDYVSAAWCAGASLPHILIKEILPNIASHLAVVATLEMALAILLEAALSFLGLGVPPPLPSWGLMIAEGKDYMFFSPWVIMIPGVALAVLVLGINLVGDGLRNLLGSERLR from the coding sequence ATGAGCGAGCCGATTGCCATTCAGGCGGCGCCGCCTTCGAGCGCGGGCAGTTCACGTCTCGGGAGCGCTGCTTTCGCGATCGGGATCGCCATCGTGGGGCTCGTGGTGGTGGCGGCCGTCATCGGTAATGCGCTGGTGCCGGCGGACCCGTTCACGCAGGATCTCGGCAACCGCCTCAAGCCGCCGTTCTGGATGGAGGGCACGCAGGCCGGACACCTGCTCGGCACCGACCAGCTCGGGCGGGATTATCTGGCGCGGCTGGTCTATGGCGCGCGCATTTCATTGTTGATCGGCATCATGACGGTGATCACGTCGGGCCTGATCGGCATCACGCTCGGCGTGCTCGGTGGCTTCTTCGGCGGCCGGATCGACGATATCGTGCTGTTCGCCATCACCACGCGCCTGTCGATCCCGGTCGTGCTGGTGGCGCTCGCCGTGGTCGGCCTGATGGGATCGGGCCTCGGGCTCGTGGTGGCGACGCTGGGGCTGTTGTTATGGGATCGCTTTGCGGTGGTGGCGCGCTCCACCACGATGCAGGTCCGTAACCATGACTATGTCAGCGCCGCCTGGTGCGCCGGCGCCTCGCTGCCGCATATCCTGATCAAGGAGATTTTGCCGAACATCGCGAGTCATCTCGCCGTGGTGGCCACGCTTGAAATGGCGCTGGCGATCCTGCTCGAAGCCGCGCTGTCGTTTCTCGGCCTCGGCGTGCCGCCGCCGCTGCCGTCATGGGGCCTGATGATCGCCGAAGGCAAGGACTACATGTTCTTCTCGCCCTGGGTGATCATGATCCCCGGCGTCGCGCTGGCCGTGCTGGTGCTCGGCATCAATCTGGTCGGCGACGGGTTGCGCAATCTGCTTGGCTCGGAGCGGCTGCGATGA
- a CDS encoding ABC transporter permease has translation MLRLIARRLAIGVLVAFTVMTLAFLLTRLSGDLAVSIAGPSATQADVEIVRKAYGLDRPLYVQFFAWTGRALIGDFGQSYFFKDSVANLILKRLPITVTLGLVGLSLALIISIPLGILAALRENTWVDRGVTLFTMVGQAVPSFWLALILMIVLGLQLGILPISGTGTWQHFVMPGIVLAFTAIPALTRLTRSGMIEAMASDYIRTARAKGLSRARIIFKHALRNAAIPVVSIAAVQLGFMLGGSIVIETVFALHGVGYLGWESIAKNDFPVVQAVVLVLAVFYIGLTLLADILNALLDPRLRTA, from the coding sequence ATGTTGCGTTTGATTGCCCGGCGTCTTGCCATCGGTGTGCTGGTCGCGTTCACCGTGATGACGCTTGCGTTCCTGCTGACGCGGCTGTCCGGCGACCTCGCGGTTTCGATCGCCGGCCCATCGGCGACGCAGGCCGACGTCGAAATCGTGCGCAAGGCCTATGGCCTCGATCGCCCGCTTTATGTGCAGTTCTTCGCCTGGACCGGCCGGGCTTTGATCGGTGATTTCGGCCAGAGCTATTTCTTCAAGGACAGCGTAGCGAACCTGATCCTCAAGCGCCTGCCGATCACGGTCACGCTCGGCCTGGTGGGCCTGAGTCTCGCGCTGATTATCTCGATCCCGCTCGGCATCCTCGCCGCGTTGCGCGAAAACACCTGGGTCGACCGCGGCGTCACCCTGTTCACGATGGTGGGGCAGGCGGTGCCGAGCTTCTGGCTGGCGCTGATCCTGATGATCGTGCTCGGCCTGCAACTCGGCATCCTGCCGATCTCCGGCACCGGCACCTGGCAGCATTTCGTGATGCCGGGGATCGTGCTTGCCTTCACCGCGATCCCGGCGCTGACGCGGCTGACGCGCTCCGGCATGATCGAGGCGATGGCGTCCGACTATATTCGTACGGCGCGCGCGAAAGGTCTGTCGCGGGCGCGCATCATCTTCAAGCATGCGCTGCGCAACGCCGCCATTCCCGTGGTCTCGATCGCCGCTGTGCAGCTCGGCTTCATGCTCGGCGGCTCGATCGTCATCGAGACCGTGTTCGCGCTGCACGGCGTCGGCTATCTCGGCTGGGAAAGCATCGCCAAGAACGATTTCCCCGTGGTGCAGGCGGTGGTGCTGGTGCTTGCCGTGTTCTACATCGGGCTGACGCTGCTCGCCGACATCCTCAATGCGCTGCTCGATCCGAGGCTGCGCACGGCATGA
- a CDS encoding ABC transporter ATP-binding protein — MSALLEVDGLQVSFGGRTAAVRGASFRVEKGETHCLVGESGCGKSVTALAVMSLLARGGQRSANKMSFAGTDLTALSDREMARLRGNRMAMIFQEPMTSLNPAFTIGSQMAEVLTRHKGGSRAAALDRAAELMGLVGITAPGMRLGQFPHQLSGGLRQRVMIAMALMCDPELLIADEPTTALDVTVQAQILRLLANLKRDLGLSILLITHDLGIVARVADHVSVMYAGEVVERATTTELFRAPQHPYTRGLLSCVPVPGRVQRDKPLGSIPGVVPAIGPGFAGCAFRSRCAHATEACAREIPRRPAGEAHDYLCRLEPDWAELQPA; from the coding sequence ATGAGCGCGCTGCTCGAGGTCGACGGACTGCAGGTGAGTTTCGGCGGCCGTACCGCGGCGGTACGCGGCGCCTCGTTCCGGGTCGAGAAGGGTGAGACCCATTGCCTGGTCGGAGAGTCCGGCTGCGGCAAGTCCGTCACCGCGCTGGCGGTGATGAGCCTGCTCGCCCGCGGCGGCCAGCGTTCCGCCAACAAGATGAGTTTTGCCGGCACCGATCTCACCGCGCTGTCCGATCGCGAGATGGCGCGGCTGCGCGGCAACCGCATGGCGATGATCTTTCAGGAGCCGATGACCAGCCTCAATCCGGCCTTCACCATCGGTTCGCAGATGGCGGAAGTGCTGACGCGCCACAAGGGCGGCTCGCGCGCGGCCGCACTCGACCGCGCCGCCGAACTGATGGGGCTTGTCGGCATCACCGCGCCGGGAATGCGGCTGGGTCAGTTTCCGCACCAGCTCTCCGGCGGCCTGCGCCAGCGCGTGATGATCGCGATGGCGCTGATGTGCGATCCCGAACTCCTGATTGCGGACGAGCCGACCACCGCGCTCGACGTCACCGTGCAGGCGCAGATCCTGCGGCTGCTCGCCAACCTCAAGCGCGATCTCGGGCTCTCGATCCTGCTGATCACCCATGACCTCGGCATCGTCGCGCGCGTCGCCGACCACGTGTCTGTCATGTATGCCGGCGAGGTGGTCGAACGCGCCACGACCACGGAGCTGTTCCGCGCGCCGCAGCACCCCTATACGCGCGGCCTGCTGTCCTGTGTGCCGGTGCCGGGCCGGGTGCAACGTGACAAGCCGCTCGGCTCGATCCCGGGCGTGGTGCCGGCGATCGGGCCGGGCTTTGCCGGCTGCGCTTTCCGCTCGCGCTGCGCCCACGCCACGGAAGCATGCGCGCGCGAAATTCCGCGTCGGCCGGCCGGCGAGGCACATGATTATCTTTGCCGGCTCGAACCGGATTGGGCGGAGCTGCAACCCGCATGA